Proteins encoded by one window of Orbaceae bacterium BiB:
- the metC gene encoding cystathionine beta-lyase — protein MKFPKATQTTLISAGRKKRYTQGSVNSVIQRASSLVFETVEAKKEAAKNRTQGALYYGRRGTLTHFSLQDAMCELEGGAGCYLYPCGAAAVTNAILAFVKAGDHVLLSEGAYEPTHDFCEHILKDLGIETSYFPALIGRYITKYIQPNTKVLFLEAPSSITMEIHDIPAIVSAARKINPDIIIMIDNTWGAGVLFKALEFGIDISIQAGTKYLVGHSDAMIGTAVANERCWPQLRERSYLMGQMCDADTAYVTARGLRTLAVRLMQHQKSSLKVAKWLAKHPKVERVNHPALSSCKGYQFFRRDFLGYSGLFSFTLTERLSEVQLADFLDEFQLFSMAYSWGGFESLILAHQPEEIAKIRPISGANFEGTLIRVHIGLEDPDDLIADLSAGLDRIKFHKNKIKALQSLV, from the coding sequence ATGAAATTTCCTAAAGCAACACAGACAACATTAATTAGTGCGGGGCGAAAAAAACGCTATACACAGGGTTCTGTTAATAGTGTAATTCAACGTGCTTCCTCGCTTGTTTTTGAGACCGTTGAGGCCAAAAAAGAGGCTGCTAAAAACCGTACGCAAGGTGCCCTTTATTATGGACGTCGAGGGACTTTAACTCATTTCTCCTTGCAAGATGCAATGTGCGAACTGGAAGGTGGTGCTGGTTGTTACCTTTATCCTTGTGGTGCTGCCGCGGTGACTAATGCTATTTTAGCTTTCGTGAAAGCGGGTGATCATGTTTTGTTGTCAGAGGGCGCTTATGAGCCAACTCATGACTTTTGTGAGCATATCTTAAAGGATCTTGGTATTGAGACGAGCTATTTTCCAGCATTAATTGGCCGATATATTACAAAATATATTCAACCTAATACCAAAGTACTATTTTTAGAGGCGCCGAGTTCAATCACCATGGAGATCCACGACATTCCAGCGATTGTGAGTGCTGCACGTAAAATAAATCCTGACATTATCATTATGATTGATAATACATGGGGTGCCGGCGTGTTATTTAAAGCGCTTGAATTCGGTATTGATATCTCTATCCAAGCGGGTACTAAATATTTAGTTGGTCATTCAGATGCGATGATAGGTACTGCCGTTGCTAATGAACGTTGCTGGCCTCAGTTGCGAGAGCGATCATATCTAATGGGTCAAATGTGTGATGCTGATACTGCATATGTTACAGCCAGAGGATTACGTACATTAGCGGTACGTTTAATGCAGCATCAAAAAAGTAGCTTAAAAGTGGCGAAATGGTTAGCAAAACATCCAAAAGTTGAGCGAGTTAATCATCCTGCACTCTCTAGTTGTAAGGGATACCAATTCTTTAGACGTGATTTTTTAGGCTATAGCGGTCTATTTTCATTTACGTTAACAGAGCGTCTTTCAGAAGTTCAGCTTGCTGATTTTTTAGATGAATTTCAATTATTTTCAATGGCTTATTCTTGGGGTGGCTTTGAGTCATTAATTTTAGCTCATCAACCCGAAGAGATCGCTAAAATAAGGCCGATCAGTGGTGCTAATTTTGAAGGAACATTAATTCGTGTCCATATTGGGCTTGAAGATCCAGATGATTTAATTGCTGATTTATCTGCGGGCTTAGATCGTATTAAGTTTCATAAAAATAAAATTAAAGCGTTGCAATCTCTAGTATAA
- the tilS gene encoding tRNA lysidine(34) synthetase TilS has translation MDRQLAIQLAVQNIVRNKIGAHRDLLVAYSGGADSTVLLHALTIIKQQYLPDLQLRAIYIHHGISQNADSWANHCQQQCLNWQIPCLIEKVTLDLELGNIEEQARKARYCAMSQYLATDTILCTAQHLDDQSETFFLALKRGSGPTGLSAMAEISDLNDIPLLRPLLTITRAQIEQYAKSYELAWIEDESNQDDHYDRNFLRLHVLPLLNQRWPHFNQMVARSAELCQEQQQLVEELLVDAFHQMVDEQKSLSIPPLLSVSIAKRNALLRMWFKLHQIIMPSRKQLDIIWQTVVLAREDSNPLFMLANRQVRRYQHRLYLLPQYQDLQSIIIDWDLKNTLILPDSVGQLSIMSASVNNCRLPLPHESVSIRFNVQGMLSIVGRQGSRSIKKIWQEKSVPPWMRTRTPLVFYNEILITAVGVFVTEQGHGDQISFLLTDR, from the coding sequence ATGGATAGACAACTGGCAATTCAATTAGCTGTACAAAATATTGTGCGCAATAAAATAGGTGCGCATCGTGATTTACTTGTTGCTTATAGTGGTGGGGCGGATTCTACCGTTTTATTACATGCATTAACTATAATAAAGCAACAATATCTGCCAGATTTACAGCTTAGAGCGATTTATATTCATCATGGCATCAGTCAAAATGCTGATAGTTGGGCTAACCACTGTCAGCAACAATGTTTAAATTGGCAAATTCCTTGTCTTATTGAAAAAGTTACCTTAGATCTTGAGCTGGGTAATATTGAGGAACAAGCTAGAAAAGCACGTTATTGCGCAATGAGTCAGTATCTTGCTACTGATACTATATTATGTACCGCTCAGCATTTAGATGATCAAAGTGAAACTTTTTTCTTAGCGTTAAAACGAGGGAGTGGTCCAACCGGGTTATCTGCTATGGCTGAAATATCAGACCTAAACGATATTCCACTCTTACGTCCACTATTAACTATTACTCGCGCTCAAATTGAGCAATATGCCAAAAGTTATGAGCTAGCTTGGATTGAAGATGAAAGTAATCAAGATGATCACTATGACCGAAATTTTCTGCGCCTTCATGTATTACCACTCTTAAATCAACGCTGGCCTCATTTTAATCAAATGGTAGCAAGAAGTGCTGAACTTTGTCAGGAACAGCAACAATTGGTTGAAGAGCTGCTTGTTGATGCGTTTCATCAAATGGTTGATGAACAGAAAAGTCTATCCATTCCCCCATTGTTGAGTGTATCTATCGCTAAGCGTAATGCTTTATTGCGGATGTGGTTCAAGCTTCATCAAATAATCATGCCTAGTCGCAAACAGCTTGATATTATTTGGCAAACTGTCGTATTAGCAAGGGAAGATAGTAATCCGCTATTTATGTTAGCTAATCGGCAAGTTAGACGTTATCAGCACCGTCTTTATTTATTGCCACAATACCAAGATTTACAGTCTATTATCATTGATTGGGATCTCAAAAATACCTTAATATTACCTGATAGCGTAGGACAATTGTCCATTATGAGTGCATCTGTAAATAATTGCCGGTTACCGCTGCCTCATGAATCGGTCTCTATTCGTTTTAATGTTCAAGGCATGTTGAGTATTGTTGGGCGACAGGGGTCGCGGTCGATCAAAAAAATATGGCAAGAAAAAAGTGTTCCGCCATGGATGCGTACTCGTACTCCACTTGTTTTTTATAATGAAATACTGATAACAGCGGTTGGTGTTTTTGTAACAGAGCAAGGACACGGTGATCAGATAAGTTTTTTGCTAACAGACCGTTAA
- a CDS encoding 4'-phosphopantetheinyl transferase superfamily protein: protein MRKNFVFIQSANLNDLSYEALLSSPLLSEQVITQAETFEHKRQKQFVACRYLLAELLNEYFDIAQLPKIKIGDNSRPKFEKSNLPDFNISHSGDFITVAISSEGLVGLDIEIDRPRKNIQKIAKQFFSSSENSWLNQQYDPLAAFWKLWTLRESALKVYAKGVWQMKEMAITMPQQDITATFADSFYPYHQKLRQLYLSVCCSVPIHKIMIN from the coding sequence ATGCGAAAAAATTTCGTTTTTATCCAATCTGCTAACTTAAATGATTTATCATATGAGGCATTACTCTCCTCGCCATTATTATCAGAGCAAGTTATTACACAAGCAGAAACTTTTGAACATAAAAGGCAAAAGCAATTTGTTGCTTGCCGCTATTTACTGGCTGAATTACTAAACGAATATTTTGATATTGCTCAGTTGCCTAAAATAAAAATCGGTGATAATAGCCGCCCTAAATTTGAAAAATCGAATCTACCGGATTTTAATATTAGTCATAGCGGTGATTTTATTACAGTTGCTATCAGCTCAGAAGGACTAGTGGGATTAGATATTGAGATAGATCGACCGCGTAAAAATATTCAAAAAATTGCAAAACAATTTTTTTCATCATCAGAAAACAGTTGGCTTAATCAACAATACGATCCTCTCGCCGCTTTCTGGAAACTTTGGACACTACGTGAATCAGCATTAAAAGTATATGCCAAAGGTGTTTGGCAAATGAAAGAAATGGCAATTACCATGCCACAACAAGATATTACAGCTACATTTGCAGACAGTTTTTATCCATATCATCAAAAATTAAGACAGCTGTATCTATCGGTTTGCTGTTCAGTTCCGATTCACAAGATAATGATTAATTAA